The genome window AACCGCTGACCCGGCAAAACGCTTCCGAAACATAGGTGATGATGCCGTATTTGTCGGTGCGGGAGGTGATGACGTATTTATCGACGATGTCGATGTATTGCTGCAGGGTTTGGGCTTTGGCGCGGATCCGCTCTTCGAGGCTTTGGTTCAGCTCGTTGAGCTGGGCAATCTTGTGTTTGATCTCCAGCGACATCTGTTTGAAAGCGTCGACGAGGATCTGCCATTCATAGTCGTATTTCGAGGCGTTGATATCGATGTCGTAGTCCCCTTCACTGAGCTGTTTGGCCTTATTCGTCAATTCCTGGATAGGACCGGAAAACGAGCGGAACGCCATCACGACCATAAAGCCGATCAGAAACACGCCGTTAAAAAAAATAACCATCAGCGACGTCATCAGCTTGTACCAGCCGTTGAGGAGTTCTTGTTCGTTGATCGTGACCGCAACGATCCACCGCAGCTCTTCGATATAGTCCCACGCAACGGCGACGCCGGATCCTTTAGCGTTCAGGGCATATCGTTCCCCCTTCTCCCCTTTTCGCACTTCATCGGCCGGAAAACATGATGGCTCATGCATTCTTCCATACGCTTTGTACCCGCCGTGGCGGAGCGGAGCCATAGCGATCCACTCTCCGTTGCGGTATACCGATGCGATCACTTCACCTGTTTTACCGAGTTCGCGATAATCGTTGATGACGGCATGGATGGCACGGTTGTCGATTTGTACCGCCGCCACCCCGATCACTTTCCCCCCTTTGAGAATCGGTTTGGCCATAAACGCGGCGTAATCGCGGCTGGGAGGGTAGTAACGGAAATCCGAGATGTAAGGGAGGACGTTGCTCAGGGCGTTTTTAAATACGGCGGCAAGTTCGCTGTTGCGGTAGGGGCCGCTGAAAAGGTTGGTATGAAGGTCGTTCTCTTCTTTCACACTGTAAAGGATATCACCCTGTATCGAGATGATGAAAACGTCGTAAAAACCGTTTTCACGGGCAAAATCGGAAACGATCGTATTCCATTCGGCGGGAGGATCTTTCCAGAACGAACGGCTAAAGACCGCGTGGTGACGTGATTCAAAGTCGATGATATAGCCCAGATTGTCGAGAGATGTTTTCTGTGCGCCGACATAACGCTCGATCGATTCGGTTTTGTGTTGGAGGACGTTTCGGATTTCGATAAGACCGTCGTGACGGACCCTCTCGCGGACCTGGAGGACGACAAACGTCAAGACGACGAACCATACGGTCGATATGGCCAATAGCCAAAACACGGTACGACGAGTGACTGTCATATTGCGCATCAGAGTCATACAAACCCCTTTAATGACACCATCGTACTCCGAAAAACTGTCGATCCTCTGAATTATATTATTTAGTTATAAATAATAACTATTCACACCCTTAGATCTTTTTGCTTAGGGCTTCGATATGCGCGCTGTTTCCGAGGACGACGAGGATATCCCCTTTTTCAAGTACGTCGTCTTGTTCAAAGGAGGTATACCAGATTCCGCCGTGTTTGTAGGCGATGGGCTTGACTTCGTATTCCTCTTCGAAAACCGGTGACAATACCGACGTACCGACCCAAAACGAGGGGACCGTCAGTTTGGCGATCTTCATCGTAATCGAGAGGTCGATCGTTTCGTAGTGCATGTTTTTCACCATTTTTTTGACGATCTTTTTCGCCGATTCCATTTCGGGATAGATCACCTTGGCCGCGCCGAGTTTGGAGAGGATCTGGCCGTGTACCGTCGTAATCGCTTTGGCCACGACCGTCTCGACCCCCAGTTCTTTCAGCGCCATAACGGTGAGGATGCTCGCTTCGATATTTTCGCCGATACTCACCACAGCGACGTCGGCATTCCCGATCCCGGCTTCGCGCAGTGCCCGTATATCGGTCGAATCGAGCACTATAGCGTCCTGGACGAATTCGTTGATCTCCCGGATCTGTTCTTCGTCCTGATCGACGGCTATGACACTTAGCCCCTGCTGTGCCAACCCTTTGGCGACATGAAATCCGAATTTTCCCAATCCGATGACCGCAAATGTTTCCATGATTAAATAATGACCTTTCCTTCTGCATATTTGATACGGCTCTCGACCGCTTTTCCGACAATGACGACCGTAAAGGCGAACACCCCGATCCGCCCCATGAACATCAGTAAAATAATATTCGCTTTGCCCCAGTCGCTGAATAATGCGCTGTAGCTGAGAACTCCGCCGTTGCCGGTGGAGAGTCCTACCGTTCCGAATGCCGAACACGCTTCGAACAGGGTACGCAAAAACGGCAACCGCTCGATTTCGCTCAGCAGCACGGTCGAAGCGACGACGTAAAACGATGCGACAAAAATGATGGCATACGCTTTCTGGATCTGATAGGCCGGAACGGAACGCCGAAAAATATGGACGTGGGTATCTCCCCGAAGCGTATACCAGACGCCGATCAGCGCCAGCGCGACGGCGGTGATTTTGATCCCTCCGGCCGTCCCGCCGGGAGCTCCCCCGATCATCATGAAAAACGTCGAGAAAAACAGGTTCGCATCGCTTAGTGTCGATAGATCGATACTATTGAACCCCGCCGTTCGGTAGTTGACCGATGCAAACCATGCGGCAAGCAGTTTTTCATCCCACGAAAGCGGTTTGAATGCATTGTTCCATTCCAATGACAACAGCAGTCCCATTCCGATGACGATCAGAATAACCGTCATCACCAGAACGATTTTTGTATGGGTGGAAAGACGTAGAATCTCTTTTTTCCGAAAATGGTAAAGCTCGGTCAAAACGATGTAACCCAACCCGCCGAGAATGATCAGTCCGGGGATAGTGAGGTTGATGATCCAATCACCGCGATACCCCATCATGTTGTCGCTAAAAAGTGAAAAACCAGCGTTATTGAAGGCCGAAACGGCATGAAATGCCCCATACCACACCGCTTTTTCCAGCG of Sulfuricurvum sp. IAE1 contains these proteins:
- a CDS encoding diguanylate cyclase, with the translated sequence MRNMTVTRRTVFWLLAISTVWFVVLTFVVLQVRERVRHDGLIEIRNVLQHKTESIERYVGAQKTSLDNLGYIIDFESRHHAVFSRSFWKDPPAEWNTIVSDFARENGFYDVFIISIQGDILYSVKEENDLHTNLFSGPYRNSELAAVFKNALSNVLPYISDFRYYPPSRDYAAFMAKPILKGGKVIGVAAVQIDNRAIHAVINDYRELGKTGEVIASVYRNGEWIAMAPLRHGGYKAYGRMHEPSCFPADEVRKGEKGERYALNAKGSGVAVAWDYIEELRWIVAVTINEQELLNGWYKLMTSLMVIFFNGVFLIGFMVVMAFRSFSGPIQELTNKAKQLSEGDYDIDINASKYDYEWQILVDAFKQMSLEIKHKIAQLNELNQSLEERIRAKAQTLQQYIDIVDKYVITSRTDKYGIITYVSEAFCRVSGYTKEELIGKNHRIVRHPDMSPELFAQLWTTISAGRVWKGEIKNRRADGTHYWVDTTITPTVENGEVVGYTAVRHDITDKKMIEEMAVTDPMTGLYNRRHYVKTIQKELNRAKRSRYSLALMMIDVDNFKLYNDTYGHQEGDEVLSRVAEILKMYTSRGGECAFRLGGEEFAVLVGSMEEAEYYDLAERIRRDVETLHIVHEKNPPASCVTISVGVAMRGPDSAITCEELYKHADAQLYRSKEQGRNRVSVGSV
- a CDS encoding TrkA family potassium uptake protein, whose amino-acid sequence is METFAVIGLGKFGFHVAKGLAQQGLSVIAVDQDEEQIREINEFVQDAIVLDSTDIRALREAGIGNADVAVVSIGENIEASILTVMALKELGVETVVAKAITTVHGQILSKLGAAKVIYPEMESAKKIVKKMVKNMHYETIDLSITMKIAKLTVPSFWVGTSVLSPVFEEEYEVKPIAYKHGGIWYTSFEQDDVLEKGDILVVLGNSAHIEALSKKI
- a CDS encoding TrkH family potassium uptake protein — translated: MHTHELKLIVYSFIGLILFGALLLLMPFAHNGELRFIDALFTSTSAVCVTGLIVKDTPIDFTPAGQAVIMLLIQIGGLGYMTAVTFLAVMRRQKIGHRDRLILQESLNYPGMDGLIRFLKIVFGSIFIIEVIGMFILTLRFWVDMPLEKAVWYGAFHAVSAFNNAGFSLFSDNMMGYRGDWIINLTIPGLIILGGLGYIVLTELYHFRKKEILRLSTHTKIVLVMTVILIVIGMGLLLSLEWNNAFKPLSWDEKLLAAWFASVNYRTAGFNSIDLSTLSDANLFFSTFFMMIGGAPGGTAGGIKITAVALALIGVWYTLRGDTHVHIFRRSVPAYQIQKAYAIIFVASFYVVASTVLLSEIERLPFLRTLFEACSAFGTVGLSTGNGGVLSYSALFSDWGKANIILLMFMGRIGVFAFTVVIVGKAVESRIKYAEGKVII